A DNA window from Loxodonta africana isolate mLoxAfr1 chromosome 7, mLoxAfr1.hap2, whole genome shotgun sequence contains the following coding sequences:
- the LOC100655613 gene encoding olfactory receptor 52N2-like produces MHGANTSSLTPRYFILKGIPELEDAHSWISLLFCFIYIIAVVGNSVLIYIISHEENLHRPMYYFLALLSFTDVIGCTSFVPNMLCTFWFSLKEIDFNACLVQIFFIHMLTGMESGVLMLMALDGYVAICYPLRYSTILTNTAIIKVGLAAFMRTVLLLIPFTFLIKCLPYCRGNLIQHTYCDHMSVAKLSCGNVKINAIYGLIAAILIAGFDMFCISVSYIMIIRAVLNLSSADARHKAFSTCTSHICAIVITYVPAFFNFFTHRFGGSTIPHHFHTFIANLCLLLLLTLNPIVYGVKTKQIREEVI; encoded by the coding sequence ATGCATGGAGCCAACACCTCCAGTCTGACACCAAGATACTTCATCCTCAAAGGAATTCCTGAGCTGGAAGATGCACACAGCTGGATATCCCTGCTGTTCTGCTTCATATACATTATTGCTGTAGTGGGAAACTCTGTGCTCATCTACATCATCAGCCATGAGGAGAACCTGCATCGGCCCATGTATTACTTTCTAGCCCTGTTGTCCTTTACAGATGTTATTGGGTGTACTTCATTTGTCCCCAATATGTTATGCACCTTTTGGTTCAGCCTCAAGGAGATTGACTTTAATGCTTGCCTTGTACAGATATTTTTCATACATATGCTGACAGGCATGGAGTCTGGGGTGCTCATGCTTATGGCTCTGGAcggctatgtggccatttgctaccctctacgctattctaccatcCTCACAAACACTGCAATTATCAAGGTTGGGCTTGCTGCATTCATGCGAACTGTGTTGCTCTTGATCCCATTCACTTTCCTGATCAAGTGTCTTCCCTACTGCAGGGGCAACCTTATCCAACACACTTATTGTGACCATATGTCTGTGGCCAAATTATCCTGTGGCAATGTCAAGATTAATGCTATCTATGGTCTCATAGCTGCCATATTGATTGCGGGATTTGACATGTTCTGTATCTCTGTGTCTTACATCATGATCATCCGTGCTGTACTGAATCTGTCATCTGCAGATGCTCGCCACAAAGCCTTCAGTACCTGTACATCACACATATGTGCTATTGTCATTACCTATGTTCCAGCTTTCTTTAACTTCTTCACTCACCGTTTTGGTGGAAGCACCATACCTCACCATTTCCACACCTTTATTGCCAACCTCTGCCTATTGCTGCTTCTCACCTTGAATCCAATTGTCTACGGAGTGAAGACCAAGCAGATCCGTGAAGAAGTGATCTAA